CGCGGTGAGCGAGGACGAGTACCAGCAGTGGGTCCAGGAGCAACAGGCCAGCGCTGAGGGCGGCAACGAGAGCCAAGCCGGCGGCGGTAACGAAAGCGGACAGAGCGGCGACCAGCAAGCCGGAGGCAACACGAGCGAACAGGCAAGCGGTAACGAGAGCCAGGCCGGAAACGAGAGCGGTGGCGGCAACGCGAGCGAACAGGCCGGTGGCAACGCAAGTAGCGGCAACCAGACCGGCGGCCAGTAGGGCCGTTTCCAGTCCGAGAGGATCCGGATTCTTTTTCGGAGTCCACGCGATGTTCGGTTCGGACGCGTCGTCACGACCGTAATCACCTATGATGCCGAGCATCTAGTGCGGCCAGTCCGTCGGGCCCGTCTCCCGGATCTCGTAGTCCCGCAGTTGCCGTGGCGACACTGCAACGCCTGCTGGGCCACTCTTTCGTCACAGTGTCGCTCCCCGTTCTCGTCCGTTCGGCTTCGTCTCGCGATCCCTGCCTCGGTTGAAACAACCGCGACAGTCGAGAGCGAACGCCCTCTCGCATTCCGGGCCCGTCGACCGGCACCGCGCATCGGCGTCGGTTGCCGTGGTAACGAGGTGGCTATCGACACAAACAGGAGAGACGACGGAGCTAGACGACCTCCGGATTCAGTCCATACACCGGGTCGAGTTCGACCGGTAAGAGCACATACTGACCGACTGGATCGTCTCTAAGAGCTACCCCGAGAGAAACGGCTCAAACGACACCGTCTGATCGAACGTTCACACTGCTATCGAGAGGGCGCCCGGACATACGCGAGCACTCCACTGGTCCTCAATAGTCATCGCCACCCGTCGTGACCGCTCCAAGCGTTGCCGTCTATCAGTCGGTCTGTCGCTCGCCTACGGAAGCGAAACGACGCCTCAGACGACCGCGCCGAGGTACAGCACGGCGACGAGGAAGATCCAGACGACGTCGACGAAGTGCCAGTACATCGAGACCGTCGAGACCGAAGTGTGGCGTTCGGCCGAATACTGGCCGTAGAGCGCGCGCACGAAGACGATGGCGATGAGCACTGCACCCATCGAGACGTGCAGCCCGTGCAGGCCGGTCAGCCCGTAGAAGGCACTGGCGTACAGCGCCTCCTGGGCGGCGGCCAGCGTGAACCCTTCGTGGACGATGAACTCGTAGTACTCGTAGCTCTGGCCGAAGAGGAAGATCACGCCGAGCAGGAGGGTCGCTCCGAGGCCGAGGATGAAGTTCCGGCGGTTGTCCTTCAGCAACTGGGAGTGTGCCCAGTGGATCGTCCCGCTGCTCAGTATCAGGATGAGCGTGTTCGCGAGGACGATCTCGCTGATGATGGGGATCTCGATCGAGCCCAGCGCGACGGTGCCGGCGACGAGCGGTCCCGAAATCACCTCGAAGTCGGCGGGCGGCCAACTGGCGATCCGGATCTGGAAGTAGTAGATGAACAGCGCACCGAAGGTCGCGACTTCGGTGCACAAGAACAGGACCATCCCCCAGCGAAGGCCGCTGTTGCCGTGACCGTCACCCTGCCAGAACGCCTTGATGAACGCGTGGTAGACCCAGCCATACAGCCCGACGAGGAATACGATGACGCTCGCGAGAACGAGCCCGCCGCCGACGAGCGGCTGCAGCGGTAGTTCGCCCATCGCGAGGATGAACAGTGCGGCCCCGATGTAGATCCCCGAGGCCCCCATCGCGGCGATGAAGGGCCACCAACTGGCCTCACCAAAGCCCTTCGGCCAGTCTTCGACGGCCGGCAGGTGGTGGCCGTGGTCGTCGCCAGAGTCTTCGGAAACGGTCATAACTCTGGGTTCTGCGTCGATTACCAAAAAGGCTCCCAACCGCGCCGACGGTCCGGAACCTACAACCGCTATCGGGGACAACCGCCGGGTATGTCAGCACCGGTCTTCGAGCGAGCCGACGAGGCCCCGGCCACCTGCCCGGAGTGTGGCCGGCCATTCGCGCGCACGGAGTACGTCACCCTCCATCTCGGCCTCGACCACCCGGAGGTGCTTTCGGAGTCCGACCGCGAGCGTTTCGTCGAAGTCTATCGGGGCGAGACCGAGGAGATGAAGCGGTTCCGGCTGAAGGCGCTCGCGGCGCTTCTCCTCGTCTACTTCGGGTTCCTGTACCTGTATCTCTTCGTCGGCTAGTTCGATGGGTTTTCGGTCGACTGGCCGCTAGTCGGGGCATGGAAGAGCAATCGGGGTTGAGCGACCGACACCGCAAGGCCAGCCCGTGGCCGCTGTTCGTCGCGCTTGGGCTGGCGCTCGCGGAGGTGGGTGTCTTTCTGGATCTTATCGCGATCGCGGTGGGGGGACTGTTGTTGCTCGTCGGCAGCCTCGGCGGGATCCTGAGCGAGTCGGGGTACGCAAAGACGCCTTGGCCCGCCGTCGGCGCGCTCGGGCTCGTCCTCGCGATCGTCGGGGTCGTCCTGACGGCGATCTACCCGCTTGGCGGCGGCGGGGCGCTCGATCTGGGGTTTCGGGCGATTTCGATCGCGATCGCGGGACTGATGTGTATGGGTGGGTCGTTGCTTGGGCGCGTGCTCGCGGGACGTGCCTCGCCGCTGTAGGGAGAACCACTAGCTATTTGATCGCCGACCGGGAAGGGCGGGTATGAGCCGACTGCTCGACGACCGCGTCTTCAACAAGGAGACGCTGCTCGACTCGACGGTGAACCTGGTGCCGTTTGCCATTCTAATGTTCTTTCTCGTCCTGTACGTCGTCGCGACCCCGAGCGGGTGGCAGGACGGATCGCTGATGAGCATCTACATGTTGACGATCATCATCAGTATGATCTGGGGACTCCTGCACCTGACGTACGCGACCGCAAAGCGCATCTAACTCCGCGGGCGGCGTCGCTGCGGGCGATTCTCCACGACGGGCGGAACCTAACCTTTCATTACGCTCCGTTACTGAGAGTCGGGTATGCAGGTAGACGGGCAAATAGCCTTGACCGTCCTGATGGGGCTCCTCCTGTTGATCGTCGCAGGGTGGATCGCCCGCATCGAGGACTGGCGTTCGTACACGCCGCTCGCCAGTGGGGGTGGGCGTGCGGTCGACGACAGCGCGCACGGAACACACGAAAAACCCGGCGGACTCATCCGCTGGCTCACCACGGTCGATCACAAGGACATCGGGATCCTCTACGCGATCTTCGGTACGTTTGCGCTCGTATGGGGAGGGGTGACGGTCGCGTTGATGCGGACCGAACTGTTCTCGCCGACGACGGTCCTCATGGACCCGACGACGTACAACGCCCTGATGACGAGCCACGGGATCACGATGCTGTTCCTGTTCGGGACGCCGATGATCGCCGCGTTCGGTAACTACGTCCTCCCGCTTTTGATCGGGGCCGACGACATGGCCTTTCCCCGGATCAACGCCATTGCCTTCTGGTTGCTTCCGGTCGCCGGGTCGCTGATCTGGGCGCCGTTTCTCCTGATGGCCGTCGGGATCGAACCCGCCCAGACCGGCTGGACGATGTACCCGCCGCTGTCGCTTGATCAGAGTGCACTCGGGGTCGACTTCATGTTACTCGGGCTGCACCTCTCGGGAATCAGCGCCACGCTGGGTGCGATCAACTTCATCGCGACCATCTTCACCGAGCGTGCCCCCGACGTCGGCTGGGAGCGACTCGACATCTTCTCATGGACGATGCTTACCCAGTCGGGATTGATCCTCTTTGCATTCCCGCTGTTGGGCAGCGTGTTGCTCATGTTGCTGCTCGACCGGAACCTCGGGACGACCTTCTTCACCACCGAGGGTGGCGGGTACATCCTCTATCAGCACCTCTTTTGGTTCTTCGGCCATCCCGAGGTCTATATCCTCGTGTTGCCCCCGATGGGGCTGGTGAGCCTGATCCTGCCCCGGTTTGCAGGCCGCAAGCTCTTCGGGTTCAAGTTCGTCGTCTACTCGACGCTCGCCATCGGCGTGCTCTCGTTTGGCGTGTGGGCCCACCACATGTTCACGACGGGTATCGATCCCCGGATCCGCTCGGCGTTCATGGCGGTTTCGCTCGCGATCGCGGTGCCGAGCGCAGTGAAGGTCTTTAACTGGATCACGACACTGTGGTCGGGCCGTCTGCGCCTGACGGTGCCGATGTTGTTCTGTCTCGGTTTCGTCTCGAACTTCATCATCGGCGGGGTCACCGGCGTGTTCCTCGCCTCCATCCCCGTCGACGCCGTACTTCACGCCACCTACTACGTCGTCGGACACTTCCACTATATCGTGATGGGCGCGATCGGCTTTGCGCTCTTTGCGGCCGTTTACTACTGGTTCCCGCTCATGACGGGCCGGATGTACCAGCGCTCGCTCGGGCTGATCCACTTCTGGCTCTCCTTTATCGGGACGAACGTGACCTTCTTCGCGATGATCCTGCTTGGCTACGGCGGGATGCCCCGTCGGTACGCCGAGTACCTGCCCCAGTACGCGACCCTCCATCAGGCCACGACGGTTGGGGCGTTTCTCATCTTCATCGGCGGGGTCGTCTTCCTGTGGAACATCATCCAGTCGTGGCTCGAAGGGCCCCGTGTCGAGAGCGGCGACCCGTGGAACCTCAAGGAAGACGGAATGGTTTCCCACGAGTGGGCGTGGTTCGAACACCAACTCGAAACCCGACTCGCTGACGGCGGCGAACCTGACGATGACACCGCGATGACCGACGGCGGCGAACGCGAGTAAAGAACCGCTTTTTCCTTTTCGACGCCCGGATTCGAGTCGGAGACCGACAAACCGGCTCGTCGCTACCCGGTCGTAACGATAACCACGGCGGTGACGGCCATCAGTACGGCGATACCGCCCAGAACGATCGCCAGTAGCTCCTTTTCGGTGAGCTCCCTGTCGAGCATATCCCCAGTCGGATCGGTGGAGGGAAAGCCTCATCGCTTCGCCGGCCGAACCCCCGCCGTGAGCGAATCAGCTACCGCCGGATCGCGCGTCTCGGGCCATCGGGTCGTCGTGGCGATCTACGTCGGGTTGGTCGTCTTCGCAGGTATCATGGGGTTTCTCCTCGGTTCCATCGTCGAGGACCTCCGGTCGGTCGCACTGCTCGGCGTGATCCCGATCCCGCCGACGCCGATCGGTCTGGCCGTCTACGGGTCGGTGACGATCGCCCTCTTGCTCGGGGTGCTCTTACTCGGGGTACGATACGCCTCGTCGGTCGAGTGACCTAATCCGGTCGACTACCCCTCGCCGACCATCCGGTCTTCCTCGTCCCACTCGCGCTGGCGCAGTTCGAACTTCTGGATCTTCCCGGTAGCGGTCGTGGGGAGTTCCTCGACGAACTCGATCTCGTGGACGACCTTATAGCCCGCCAGTCGCTCACGGGTGAACTCGGTGATCTCCTCGGCGCTCGCGCCCGGACTGTCGGGATCGCCGTTCGCGGGGACGAGAAACGCCTTCGGAGTCTCACCCCACTTCTTGCTCGGCGCGGGAATTACCGCGGCGTCGGCCACGGCGGGATGCTCGAAGAGGGTGTCCTCGAGTTCGATCGAGGAGATGTTCTCGCCCCCGGAGATGATGATGTCCTTCTTGCGGTCTTGGATCGAGATCATCCCGTGCTCGTCGACCACGGCCAAGTCGCCGGTGTGGTAGTACCCCTCGATCCGATCCGAGAAGGCCTCCTCCGTGGCATCGGGTTTCTCCCAGTAGCCCTCCATCACCTGATTACCCCGGACGACGATCTCGCCGATGGTGGCATCATCGCGGGGGACGTCCTCGCCCTCGTCGTCGACGACGCGGATCTCGGTTCCGAGATAGCCAAGCCCCTGTCGCTTCTTGATCGCGAAGCGATCCGTCGAGTCGGGATCGAACAGCCGTCTCGCGTCAGAGGTCGTGATCAGCGGGCCGGTCTCGGTCGCGCCGTAGACGTGTTTGAGATACCAGCCGAACTCGTCCTCGACGGTCCGGATGGTCGCCTCGGGCGGCGCGGCGCCCGCCGTGGCCGCCCGGACGGGATTGGACCCCTGGGTCCCCTCGCCGGTCTCCTCGTAGCGCTCGATCAGCATGTTCAACACAGTCGGGGCGGCACACAGATACGAGACGTCCTCGGTCCTGATGGTCTCGAGGATCCACTCGGCGTCGATTCCTCTGGTGCAGACGTGTTTCGCACCCATCCCCGTGATCGCGTAGATATGCCCCCAACCGTTGACGTGGAACATCGGCAGCGTCCACAGATAAACGTCGTCGTCGCGGATCTCCTGGTGGAGGCTGACGAGATACGCGTGGAGCGTCTCGGTCCGGTGGGTCCGACAGACCCCCTTCGGGTCGCCCGTGGTCCCCGAGGTGTAGTTGATCGTGATGACCTCGTCTTCCGTCATCTCGGGGCGGTCGTACTCGCCGGTCGAGTCCGAAAGTAGGGCGTCGAAATCCACCCAGTCGCCGTCGGTGGCGTTCGCATCGTTCGAGATGTAGAGGTCGGTCGGGACCGACCCGCGGATCGGTTCGATCTTTCCGGCGTGTTCGTGATCGGCGATGACCGCTTTCACCCCCGCGTCGTTCAGGATGTACTCGAAGTCCTCGGGGACCAGCCGGTAGTTCAGCGGCGTGTGGATCGCCCCCAGTTGCATGATCGCGTAGGCCGCCTCGAGGTGGTAGTGGGTGTTGGGATCAAGCACCGCAACCCGGTCGCCCTTCTCGATCCCCCGCTCTGCGAGGGCCGCCGAGAGCCGATCGACCCGGTCGCCGAGTTCCCCGTACGTGAATCGCTCCCCCGTGGTCGCCACCACGGCTTCCTGGTCACCGTAGTGCCTGCGTGCCCGGTCTAAAAAGTCGGTCGTCAGCAGTGGCTTGTGCATACCTCGCCGGACTTTTATCACAAATCGTGATATACGTTTTCGTCGAAGGCGGTCGTCCCAACTGATATCCGGAGACCGAGCCAACACTCGAACATGACGGGAGAGAACGGCTCGGCGCCGACGACCGAGGAGTTCGTCGAGTACTGTCGGACACAGGCGGGTCTCCTCCGGGGCAGCGTCGAGACGATGGTCACGGAGGCCGACGAGTTGCTCGCGGAGATCGACGCGAAGACCGAAGAGATCCGCGCGCGCCTCGACGAGCGCTCTGCGGGACCGGCGACGCCGCAGTCCACAGAGGGTCCGGACGACGACGTCGACCTCGAGGGGATCGAGGCGATGGAGTCGGACGTCGAGAGACAACAACTACTCGTCAGGACCAAACAGGCCCGAATGGAGGCGTTTCGCGAATTAGCGGACGATTACGACGCACTCGCGGGAGATCTGCGCTCGAACGTGGACGACGGCCGGGAGGCCATGGAACGCGTCGTCGAGTTCGAGGCCGACCGGGACGCGCCGGCGTACTTCGAGGACCGACTCACAGTACTGGAAGCCGCCGCCGGGGGATCCGACGCCGAGTGATCGGTTGGCGAGCTACCGGGCCAGTCCGACGGTCTCCCGATAGGAGCCGTGTTCGGCCTCGAAGACGGCCATGATCTCGCCCATCGTCGCGTAGGCCTTGACGGCGTCGACGATGGGGGGCATGACGTTTTCGTCCCCGCGGATAGCCTTTCGGATCGAGTCGAGGTGGGCCTCGACCGTCCCGTCGTCGCGTTCGGCTTTGACTTTCCGGAGGCGCTCGGTCTGGTGTTCTGCGGCGGCCTGTTCGTCGACGTGAAGGACGTCCGGGCTGGTGTCCTCTTCGAGGGTGTAGCTGTTTACCCCGACGACGACCTCCTCGCCCTGTTCGACGCGTTCTTGGTACTCGTAGGATGCGTCCTGGATCTCGCGGTGGAAGTAGCCCTCGGAGATCCCCCACAGAACGCCATCTCGGACCGACCCCTCGCCCATCTCGCGGATCTCCTCGAGGTACTCCATCGTCCGGCGTTCGGTCTCGTCGGTCAGCGCCTCGACGGCGAAACTTCCGCCGAGGGGATCGACGGTGTCGGCCGCACCAGACTCCTCGGCGATGATCTGTTGGGTCCTGAGTGCGACCCGCACGGCCTCCTCGCTCGGGAGGGCAAGCGCCTCGTCGAAGGAGTTGGTATGGAGGCTCTGAGTGCCCCCGAAGACGCCCGCGAGCGCCTGGATTGTGACGCGCACGACGTTGTTCAGGGGCTGTTGAGCAGTAAGGGACTGGCCTGCGGTCTGCGTGTGGAACTTCATCTGCTTCGAACGGGGGTCCTCCGCGCCGTACCACTCGTCCATGATCCTCGCGTAGATCCGTCGTCCCGCGCGGTACTTCGCGACCTCCTCGAAAATCGAGTTGTGCGAGTTGAAAAAGAACGAGAGCTGGGGCGCGAAGGCGTCGACATCGAGGCCGCGTTCCAGACAGTCCTCGACATAGGCAAAGCCGTCCGCGAGGGTGAAGGCGAGTTCCTGAACGGCCGTCGAGCCCGCCTCACGGATGTGATAACCCGAGATCGAGACGGGTTTGAACCGCGGGGTTTGCTGGACGGCGAACTCGATGGTGTCGGTGACCACCCCGAGCGAGGGCTCCGGCGGGACGACCCACTCCTTCTGGGCGATGAACTCCTTGAGCATATCGTTTTGGAGGGTTCCCCTCACTTCCTCGCGGGGCACGCCCTGTTGGTCCGCAAGCGCGACGTACATCGCGTAGATCACCGCCGCCGAGGGGTTGATCGTAAAGGAGGTCGAGACCTCCCCGATGTCGATCCCGGCGAACAGCACCTCCATGTCCCGCAGCGTGTCGACGGCGACGCCCTCCTTGCCGACCTCGCCCTCCGAGAGGGGGTCATCCGAGTCCTTGCCCATCAGACTGGGCATGTCGAAGGCCACCGAGAGCCCGGTTTGGCCCTCGTCGATCAGGTAGTGAAAGCGCTCGTTGGTCTCCTCTGCAGTGCCAAAGCCCGCGAACTGTCGCATGGTCCACGTCCGGCCCCGATACATCGTCGGATAGACCCCGCGGGTGTAGGGTTCCTCGCCCGGATAGCCAAGGTCCGATTCGTAGTCGATATCGGCCACGTCCGCGGGGGTGTAGAGGCGATCGACCTCGAGGTTCGAGACGGTCGCGAAGTCTTCCTTTCGCTCGCCGTGACGACCGAGGACCGGGTCGAGGGTCTCGGTCTCCCAGCGCTCCCTCTCGGTTCGGATCGCGTCGAGGTCCTCCTCGTCGTACATTGTCCTGTCTTTCATCATCGTTAGGTATTAATGTTCCGTCGGTCGAACGGAGGTCCAGCCGTCGCTGGGAGCCGACTCAGGCCCGTTCTCGCTTTCGGAGTTCGATCCGGCGGATCTTCCCGCTCGAGGTCTTCGGGAGTTCGGTGACGTACTCGATCCGGCGGGGGTACTTGTAGGGGGCCGTCTCCGATTTGACGACGGCCTGGATCTCCTCGGTGAGGTCCTCGTTCCCCTCGTAGCCGTCGGCCAACACGACGTAGGCCTTGACGACATTGCCCCGCTCGTCGTGGGGGCTCGCCACCGCGGCGGCCTCCGTGACCGCCTCGTGTTCGATCAGGGCGTCCTCGACTTCGAAGGGGCCGATCCGGTAGCCCGCCGAGATGATGATGTCGTCGGCCCGCCCCTCGAAGAAGAAGTAGCCCTCCTCGTCACGGGAGGCCAGATCCCCGGTCCGGTAGTACTCGCCCGCGAACGTCCGCTCGTCGAGGTCCGGGCGCTCGAAGTAGCCGTCGAAGATCCCCGGACAGTCGACCGGAACGGCGATCTCGCCGATCTCGCCCGGTTCGACCTCCCGCTCTTCGTCCGGGTCGATGATCGTCGTCCCCATCCCAGGTGCCGGCTTGCCCATGCTCCCGGGCTTGACCTCGATCCCGGGGTAGTTGGTGACGAGCGCGACCGTCTCGGTCTGCCCGTAGCCGTCCCGGGGCGTCACGCCGAAGGCCTCCTCGAAGGCCGCGATCGGATCGCGGTTCAACGGTTCGCCCGCCGAGACCGCCTCCCGGAGCGCGGGGTCGTAGGCCCCGAGGTCCGTCTGCGAGAACATCCGGTACTGCGTCGGAACCGCACACAGCCGTGTGACGCCCTCCTCTTCGAGGAGTTCGAGAAAGCGCTCCGGGTCGAACGCGCCCCCATAGACGAACTGCCTCGCGCCGGTGGTCAGACCGACGCCGACCGGGCTCCAGAACCACTTCGCCCACCCGGTTCCGGTGGTCGCCCACAGGAGTTCGTCCTCGAGGTCGTCTTCGGCCGTGATTCCCCACCAGTAGGGTCCGTTGACGAGTTCGAAACACCGCATCCAGCGGTGGCGGTGGAGGACGGGTTTCGGCTGGCCGGTCGTCCCGCTGGTGTAGTTGATCGACATCGGGTCCGCGGCCCCGAGTGCGGGCCCGTCGTGGTGGCCCTCTTCGGCCGCGACGAGGTCGGTAAACGACGCCCAGTCACCCTCGAACGCGTCGAAGGTCGCGCCCCCGTCGAGGTCGCCGCTCGTATCGCCGTCCAGAGCGACGAGCGTCTCGAGGGGCGTCTCCTCGAGAACGGGTTCGACCATCTCGAGCAGCGAGGCGTCACAGACGATCCCCGTCGCCTCGCAGTCGGTCGCACGATACTCGATGTCCTTCGGGGCGAGCATCGACGAACAGGGGACCACGAGCGCGCCACGTTTCAGTACCCCCAGTTGGATCGCGAAGACGTCGGGGTGTCGTGGAAGGAGCAACAACACACGATCCCCCTTTCCGATCCTGCGCTCGGCGAGCGCGTTCGCGAACCGGTTCATGTCCCCACGCAGGTCGCCGTAGGTACGTTCGGTCCGATCTCCGGCCTCGTTGCGGAACTCGAGTGCGACCCGGTCGCCGAACGACTCGCCGTGGGATTCGATCACCGCCGGGAGGTTGTACTCCTCGGGAACGTCCCACTCGAAGTCCGCCACCAAACTGTCATAATCGACCATCGTAGTCAATAGCTCTCCCGGTGCGTGTTACCTGTTTTGGTCAATCAAAAATAACTAGTAAGATATATATCTATTCAGTACATATCAGATATGAGGAACTAACTAATGGTTCGCTATCCAGACTGGTGCTGTCAACACTGTGGAGAACCGCTTCGTACCGTCCCCTGTCTGAACTGCATCCAGCTGGATCGGATGGAAGCAGAAGAAGACGGAACCGACGACGCCGAAGTCGAGGGCGAGCGCGCCGTCGCCACCACGAAGTAACTCAGTACGACCGCTCCATCCCGAGGGCGTTCTCGCCGAGGAAGTTGAGCGCGAGCTGTTGGGTGATCGGTACCAACCGCGTGAGGCGCGCCTCGCGGAAGTAGCGTTCGACATCGTACTCGCGGGCGATTCCGAACCCGCCGTGGGTCTGGACGGCCGCGTCGGCCGCCTCGAAGGCCGCCTCGCTCGCGAGGTACTTCGCGACGTTCGCGCGCGCGCCCAGATCCGCGCCGGCCTCCGAACCGACGGCGTTCGCCCCGTTGTAGACCACGGCCTTGGCCGCTTGCACCCGTGCGTAGGCCGCCGCGAGCGGGTGCTGGATCGCCTGGTTCGTCCCGATGGACCGGCCGAAGACTTCGCGCTGGTTCGCATACTCGACGCCCGCATCCAGAGCCGCCTCACCCAATCCAACGCACTCGGCGGCGATCACGAGTCGTTCCTCGTTCAGCCCGTCGAGCATCTGGTAGAACCCGCGGCCTTTCTCACCGATGAGCCGTTCTTCCGGGACGCGAAGCCCCTCAAACCAGCACTCGTAGGAGTGGACGGCGTTGCTCGCAGTCTTCTCGATCGCCTCGACTTCGAGGGTGCCCTTCGAGAGCGCCTCGTCGATGTCGACGAGGAACATCGAGATCCCGCGGGTGCGCTTTTCGACGTCCGCGCGTGGCGTCGTCCGGGCCATCAACACGAGGTAGTCGCTCGCGTCGATCCGCGAGGTCCAGATCTTCTGGCCGTCGATCACGTACTCGTCGCCCTCCTTTCGCGCGCGGGTCTCGATGGCCGTCGAGTCCGAGCCCGCATTGGGCTCGGTGAGGCCGAAGGCCTGGATCGACATCTCGCCGGCCGCGACTTTCGGAAGCAGGTCGGCTTTCAGCTCCTCGCTCGCGTATTCGACGAGCGAGACGGAGTTGTAGATCCCACCGTGGACCGACTGGGCGGCACTGAACCCGCCGCCGCTGGCTGCGATCTCTTCCATCATGACGACCGTCTCGGGCGTGCCCATCCCCGCCCCGTCGTACTCCTCGGGGATCAGTGCGCCGAACCAGCCGTGTTCGGCGAGCGCCTCGGCGAACTCGTGTGGGTACTCTCCCTCGCGGTCCTTCTCGCGCCAATAGGTCGCGTCGAAATCCGCACAGAT
The DNA window shown above is from Halalkalicoccus jeotgali B3 and carries:
- a CDS encoding acyl-CoA dehydrogenase family protein, coding for MINRDTVELSDQQRLVRDSIREICADFDATYWREKDREGEYPHEFAEALAEHGWFGALIPEEYDGAGMGTPETVVMMEEIAASGGGFSAAQSVHGGIYNSVSLVEYASEELKADLLPKVAAGEMSIQAFGLTEPNAGSDSTAIETRARKEGDEYVIDGQKIWTSRIDASDYLVLMARTTPRADVEKRTRGISMFLVDIDEALSKGTLEVEAIEKTASNAVHSYECWFEGLRVPEERLIGEKGRGFYQMLDGLNEERLVIAAECVGLGEAALDAGVEYANQREVFGRSIGTNQAIQHPLAAAYARVQAAKAVVYNGANAVGSEAGADLGARANVAKYLASEAAFEAADAAVQTHGGFGIAREYDVERYFREARLTRLVPITQQLALNFLGENALGMERSY